Proteins encoded within one genomic window of Gigantopelta aegis isolate Gae_Host chromosome 2, Gae_host_genome, whole genome shotgun sequence:
- the LOC121378068 gene encoding hyaluronan mediated motility receptor-like codes for MESHTASTDNMYERKISELLNDVAASAAENEKLRSEKDDTFKKQEEKIADLEQRLATQDVIVNRCEEDVERLKAIAHQDGDTVTALQFEIENLKETNAKLSKENAELVGHHNYKQKIQYHVQLKEQNTALLHENARLKGELAVKLPKTPTSLLKEHHFNNIVSKKNHLKTPNKLDL; via the exons ATGGAGTCACACACTGCTTCTACTGACAATATGTATGAACGGAA AATTTCAGAATTGTTGAATGATGTTGCAGCAAGtgctgctgaaaatgaaaaGTTGCGTTCAGAAAAGGATGACACCTTCAAGAAGCaggaagaaaaaatagctgatcTCGAACAAAG GCTTGCCACTCAAGATGTTATAGTAAATCGTTGTGAAGAAGATGTCGAGAG GTTGAAGGCTATTGCCCATCAGGATGGTGACACTGTTACAGCACTCCAGTTTGAAATTGAAAATCTCAAAGAAACCAATGCCAAGCTGTCTAAG gAGAATGCTGAACTAGTGGGTCACCATAATTATAAACAGAAAATTCAGTACCACGTCCAATTGAAGGAACAGAATACAGCATTGCTACAT GAAAATGCCAGACTGAAAGGAGAACTGGCAGTCAAGTTACCGAAGACACCAACATCTCTTTTGAAAGAACATCATTTTAACAACATCGTTTCAAAGAAAAACCATCTAAAAACACCCAACAAACTTGACTTGTAA